Proteins encoded by one window of Pseudomonas sp. LS44:
- a CDS encoding phosphotransferase family protein — protein MALTDQSTRIREGEELDATAIDTYLKFHISGLSGTPRISQFPGGASNLTYLLEYPEQEFVLRRPPFGKKAKSAHDMGREFRILNQLNAGFPYCPKAYAHCTDDSVIGAEFYVMERVKGIILRDELPPELNLDEARTRQLCENFVDKLVDLHNVDYKACGLADLGKPEGYVQRQIGGWIDRYEKAMTPDAPQWEAVKSWLNDKMPADHPKPGIVHNDYRLDNVILDPANPMKIIGVLDWEMTTIGDPLMDLGNTLAYWIQADDPAPMQALRRQPSHLPGMLTRQQFADYYAERSGIEITNFDFYYTYGVFRLAGIMQQIYYRFFHGQTQDKRFAQFIHANKLLEQVCLQVIDKSRL, from the coding sequence ATGGCGCTTACTGATCAATCCACCCGCATCCGCGAAGGTGAAGAACTCGACGCAACCGCGATCGATACTTATCTCAAATTCCATATTTCCGGACTCTCTGGCACGCCTCGCATCAGCCAATTCCCTGGTGGCGCTTCCAATCTGACTTACCTGCTGGAATACCCCGAGCAGGAGTTTGTATTGCGCCGGCCGCCATTCGGCAAGAAGGCCAAATCCGCTCACGACATGGGTCGCGAATTCCGCATTCTCAATCAATTGAACGCCGGTTTTCCTTACTGTCCGAAGGCCTATGCGCATTGCACCGACGACTCAGTGATTGGCGCCGAGTTCTACGTGATGGAACGCGTCAAGGGCATCATCCTGCGTGACGAACTGCCGCCTGAGCTGAATCTGGACGAAGCGCGTACTCGCCAGCTGTGCGAAAACTTCGTTGATAAGCTGGTCGACCTGCACAACGTCGATTACAAGGCCTGCGGCCTCGCCGACCTCGGCAAGCCAGAAGGTTACGTACAACGCCAGATCGGTGGCTGGATCGACCGCTACGAGAAGGCCATGACCCCTGACGCGCCGCAGTGGGAAGCGGTCAAGTCCTGGCTCAACGACAAGATGCCCGCCGACCATCCGAAACCGGGGATCGTGCACAACGATTACCGCTTGGACAACGTCATCCTCGACCCGGCCAACCCGATGAAGATCATCGGGGTACTGGACTGGGAGATGACCACCATCGGCGATCCGCTGATGGACTTGGGCAACACCCTCGCCTACTGGATTCAGGCCGACGATCCGGCGCCGATGCAAGCGCTGCGCCGGCAGCCGAGCCACTTACCGGGCATGCTGACCCGCCAGCAATTCGCCGATTACTACGCCGAGCGCTCCGGCATCGAAATCACTAACTTCGATTTCTATTACACCTACGGCGTGTTCCGTCTGGCCGGCATCATGCAGCAGATCTACTACCGCTTCTTCCACGGCCAAACCCAGGACAAACGTTTCGCGCAGTTCATTCACGCGAACAAGTTGTTGGAGCAGGTGTGCCTGCAGGTCATCGATAAATCACGGCTGTAA
- a CDS encoding SCP2 sterol-binding domain-containing protein, with protein sequence MSSTAEIVKNMQSKFNASAAAGLDLVFQFNIEDGENHYLVVKDGTCDLQQGDAPNPNVTLIMNTETLKGITSGETDGMQAFMGGKLRAEGDMMLAMKLGELFPV encoded by the coding sequence ATGAGCAGCACTGCTGAAATCGTTAAAAACATGCAATCCAAGTTCAACGCCAGTGCCGCGGCCGGCCTTGATCTGGTATTCCAGTTCAACATCGAAGATGGTGAGAACCACTACTTGGTAGTCAAGGACGGCACTTGCGATCTGCAGCAAGGCGACGCGCCGAACCCGAACGTTACCCTGATCATGAACACCGAAACCCTGAAAGGCATCACCAGCGGCGAGACCGATGGCATGCAGGCTTTCATGGGCGGCAAACTGCGCGCCGAAGGCGACATGATGCTGGCGATGAAGCTGGGCGAGCTGTTCCCGGTCTAA
- a CDS encoding histidine phosphatase family protein: MGSIYLIRHGQASFGADDYDVLSETGIRQAELLGKYLIQIGAQFDRAISGDLRRQQHTAEHAFAQYRAAGLDAPEIETDSAFNEFDADGVIRALLPSLVSGEPEALYVLRNGAQNRAEFQRLFALLIGRWINGEHESDLASWQSFVDAVEAGLDRILDTTTNKQNVAVFTSGGTITALLHLVTGIPVAKAFELNWQILNTSLNRLKFRGREVALASFNSHAHLESLKAPELITYR, encoded by the coding sequence GTGGGCAGCATTTACCTGATTCGACATGGCCAGGCCTCCTTCGGCGCAGACGATTACGATGTATTGTCCGAAACCGGGATCCGCCAAGCGGAACTGCTGGGCAAGTATCTGATTCAAATCGGCGCTCAGTTTGACCGTGCTATTAGCGGCGATCTGCGCCGCCAGCAGCACACAGCCGAACATGCTTTTGCTCAATACCGGGCGGCCGGCTTGGACGCTCCAGAGATCGAAACCGATAGCGCATTCAACGAGTTCGATGCCGATGGCGTTATCCGCGCCCTGCTCCCAAGCCTGGTCAGCGGCGAACCCGAGGCGCTGTATGTATTGCGTAATGGCGCGCAGAACCGGGCCGAGTTCCAGCGCCTGTTTGCGTTGCTGATAGGTCGTTGGATCAATGGCGAACACGAATCCGACCTGGCCAGCTGGCAAAGCTTTGTCGACGCAGTCGAGGCCGGGCTCGACCGCATTCTCGACACAACCACCAACAAGCAGAACGTCGCCGTATTCACTTCGGGCGGCACCATTACCGCACTGCTCCACCTAGTCACCGGCATACCGGTGGCCAAGGCATTCGAACTCAATTGGCAAATCCTCAACACTTCGCTCAACCGTCTGAAGTTCCGCGGCCGCGAAGTGGCTTTGGCTTCCTTCAACAGCCATGCACATCTGGAATCGTTGAAGGCCCCGGAACTCATCACCTACCGCTGA
- the sohB gene encoding protease SohB: MEFLADYAGFLAKTITLVVAVLVVLAAIAVLRSKGRSKSSGQLQVRKLNDFYKALHQGLEQAVLDKSRLKAVRKAEAKAEKLAKKTAAEKPRVFVLDFDGDIKASATDNLRHEVTALLSMATSQDEVVLRLESGGGLVHSYGLAASQLARIRQAGVPLTVCIDKVAASGGYMMACIGEKIISAPFAILGSIGVVAQLPNIHKLLKKHEIDFEVLTAGEYKRTLTVFGENTEKGREKFQEDLETTHELFKGFVASHRPQLNIDEIATGEIWLGQAALGKKLVDELMTSDEYLATRAKHAELFHLHYAQKKTLQERMGLAVSLAADRLLLQWVSRLNQRFW, translated from the coding sequence GTGGAGTTTCTAGCTGACTATGCGGGCTTTCTGGCCAAGACGATAACGCTGGTGGTGGCGGTGCTCGTGGTGCTGGCGGCCATCGCCGTATTGCGCAGTAAAGGCCGCAGCAAAAGCTCCGGGCAGCTGCAAGTGCGCAAACTCAACGACTTCTACAAGGCACTGCATCAAGGCTTGGAACAAGCGGTGCTAGACAAAAGCCGGTTGAAAGCGGTGCGTAAAGCAGAAGCCAAAGCCGAGAAACTGGCGAAAAAAACCGCAGCGGAGAAACCGCGGGTTTTTGTCCTGGATTTCGATGGCGACATCAAGGCTTCAGCCACCGACAACCTACGCCATGAAGTGACCGCCTTGCTGAGCATGGCAACCTCGCAGGACGAGGTAGTGCTGCGTCTCGAAAGTGGCGGCGGTTTGGTGCATAGCTATGGCCTGGCCGCATCACAGTTGGCGCGCATTCGTCAGGCGGGCGTACCGTTGACCGTCTGCATCGACAAGGTCGCGGCAAGCGGCGGCTACATGATGGCGTGCATTGGCGAGAAGATCATTTCCGCGCCATTCGCCATCCTCGGCTCCATTGGCGTGGTCGCGCAGCTACCCAATATTCATAAACTTCTGAAAAAACACGAAATCGATTTCGAAGTGCTGACCGCCGGCGAGTACAAAAGAACCTTGACGGTTTTTGGCGAAAATACCGAAAAGGGCCGGGAAAAATTCCAGGAAGACTTGGAAACCACTCATGAACTGTTCAAAGGCTTCGTGGCCAGCCACCGCCCGCAGTTGAATATCGATGAGATCGCCACGGGCGAAATCTGGCTGGGACAGGCCGCGCTAGGCAAGAAGCTGGTGGATGAGTTGATGACCAGCGATGAGTATCTGGCGACGCGAGCCAAGCACGCCGAGCTGTTCCACTTGCATTACGCGCAGAAGAAAACCCTTCAAGAACGCATGGGTTTGGCAGTGAGCCTGGCGGCAGATCGCCTGTTGCTGCAATGGGTCAGTCGGCTCAATCAACGGTTCTGGTAA
- a CDS encoding YhdH/YhfP family quinone oxidoreductase has protein sequence MGKFKALQVCEEAGGEFSRQIVERDTADLPAGDLLIRVRYSSLNFKDALSASGNRGVTKAYPHTPGIDAAGEVVESSVNEFSVGDEVIVTGYDLGMNTAGGFGQYIRIPAAWAIKRPQGLSLREAMVLGTAGLTAALCVDKLEQAGVEPNAGPVLVTGATGGVGSIAVSLLSQLGYEVAASTGKADQAEFLSQLGASRIVERSALQEGLERPMLKEQWAGAVDTVGGDILFNVVKSLRYGASVACCGLTAGIAFKGNVMPFILRGVNLLGVDSVELPLVVKASMWDRLSLQWKLKNLDALVREIALDELPGAIEQILAGKLVGRVLVRLD, from the coding sequence ATGGGCAAGTTCAAGGCGCTGCAGGTTTGCGAAGAGGCGGGCGGGGAGTTCTCGCGACAGATCGTCGAGCGCGATACAGCAGATCTGCCGGCTGGCGATTTGTTGATTCGGGTGCGCTATTCCTCGCTGAATTTCAAGGATGCGCTGTCCGCCAGTGGTAACCGCGGCGTGACCAAGGCTTATCCGCATACACCGGGTATCGATGCCGCCGGTGAAGTGGTCGAGTCGAGCGTGAACGAATTCAGCGTCGGTGATGAAGTCATTGTTACCGGCTACGACCTGGGGATGAACACCGCGGGTGGGTTCGGCCAGTACATCCGGATTCCGGCCGCCTGGGCGATCAAGCGTCCGCAAGGTCTGTCCCTGCGTGAGGCAATGGTGCTGGGAACCGCGGGGCTGACCGCCGCGTTATGCGTCGACAAGCTCGAGCAGGCCGGGGTCGAACCCAATGCCGGGCCAGTTCTGGTCACGGGCGCCACGGGCGGCGTCGGCAGTATCGCGGTGTCGCTATTGTCCCAACTGGGCTACGAAGTAGCGGCCTCCACGGGCAAGGCCGATCAGGCCGAGTTCCTCAGCCAGCTGGGCGCGTCGCGGATTGTCGAGCGCAGCGCCCTGCAGGAAGGTCTGGAGCGCCCCATGCTCAAGGAGCAATGGGCGGGGGCGGTGGATACTGTCGGCGGCGATATTCTGTTCAATGTGGTCAAGTCGCTACGATACGGCGCCAGCGTGGCCTGTTGTGGGCTGACGGCGGGTATCGCCTTCAAGGGCAATGTCATGCCGTTCATCCTACGTGGGGTAAATCTGCTGGGTGTCGACTCGGTGGAATTGCCGCTGGTGGTCAAGGCATCGATGTGGGATCGGCTATCGCTGCAGTGGAAGCTGAAGAATCTGGATGCCTTGGTCCGCGAAATCGCGCTGGATGAGTTGCCAGGAGCTATCGAGCAGATTCTCGCCGGCAAGCTGGTTGGTCGGGTGCTGGTTCGCCTGGACTGA
- a CDS encoding DUF934 domain-containing protein: MQRIIKNGEIVDETWHLLPKDATLEILTNCDDYIVPLALWREHSHALKARDGGVGVWLDADEAIEEIVEELQHFQVIALNFPAFTDGRHYSTASLLRQHYGFKGEIRAIGDVLRDQLFAMRRCGFDAYALRADKDPQDALKAFEDFSEVYQAAIDQPLPLFRRRPA; encoded by the coding sequence ATGCAGCGAATCATTAAGAACGGCGAGATCGTCGACGAAACCTGGCATCTGCTTCCTAAGGATGCGACGCTGGAAATCCTCACCAATTGCGACGATTACATCGTGCCGTTGGCGCTGTGGCGCGAACACAGCCATGCGCTCAAGGCGCGAGACGGCGGCGTTGGCGTTTGGCTGGATGCTGACGAGGCAATCGAAGAAATCGTCGAAGAACTTCAGCACTTCCAAGTTATTGCGCTGAATTTCCCTGCTTTCACCGATGGCCGTCATTACTCCACGGCTAGCCTGCTGCGTCAGCATTACGGCTTTAAGGGCGAAATTCGCGCCATCGGCGACGTCCTGCGCGATCAACTGTTCGCCATGCGCCGTTGCGGCTTCGATGCCTATGCCCTGCGCGCAGACAAAGACCCGCAGGACGCACTTAAGGCCTTCGAGGACTTCTCCGAGGTCTATCAGGCCGCCATCGACCAACCGTTGCCGCTATTTCGCCGCCGACCTGCTTGA
- a CDS encoding nitrite/sulfite reductase, producing MYVYDEYDQRIVEDRVKQFRDQTHRYLAGELSGEEFRPLRLQNGLYIQRYAPMLRIAVPYGLLSSTQVRKLAQIARDYDKGYAHISTRQNVQFNWPELEDVPEILAELATVQMHAIQTSGNCIRNTTTDQFAGVAKDELVDPRPWCEIIRQWSTFHPEFTHLPRKFKIAVNGAVSDRAAIEVHDIGVEAVKNAAGELGFRVSVGGGLGRTPIVGSFINEFLPWQHLLTYLDAILRVYNRYGRRDNKYKARIKILVKALTPEVFAERVDAAWELLKDGPSTLTEAEVQRIAQHFVDPAYKTLDDQTAALAELDQQHPGFARWRERNVVAHKKTGYAAVTLSLKPTGVAPGDVTDKQLDAIADLADRYSFGEIRNSHEQNIILADVEQSQLLTLWGELRELGFATPNIGLLTDIICCPGGDFCSLANAKSIPVAEAIQRRFDDLDYLFDIGEIDLNISGCMNACGHHHVGHIGILGVDKKGQEFYQISLGGSSNRDASLAQILGPSFAQDDVPDVIERIINVYVEKRTEDESFLETFRRVGIDPFKERVYAANH from the coding sequence ATGTACGTATACGATGAGTACGACCAACGGATCGTCGAGGACCGCGTCAAGCAGTTCCGCGATCAGACCCACCGCTATCTGGCGGGTGAACTGAGCGGCGAAGAATTTCGCCCGCTGCGTCTGCAGAACGGTCTTTATATCCAGCGTTATGCGCCGATGCTTCGGATTGCCGTCCCCTATGGCTTGCTGAGCTCCACTCAGGTGCGCAAGCTGGCGCAGATCGCCCGGGACTACGACAAGGGCTATGCGCACATTAGTACCCGGCAAAACGTCCAGTTCAACTGGCCAGAACTGGAAGACGTTCCTGAAATCCTTGCCGAATTGGCGACCGTGCAAATGCACGCGATTCAGACCAGCGGCAACTGCATCCGTAACACCACCACCGATCAGTTCGCCGGCGTCGCCAAAGATGAGCTGGTCGATCCGCGCCCGTGGTGCGAGATCATTCGTCAGTGGTCGACCTTCCACCCAGAGTTCACCCATCTGCCGCGTAAGTTCAAGATCGCCGTCAATGGCGCCGTGAGCGATCGTGCTGCCATCGAAGTCCATGACATTGGCGTCGAAGCCGTTAAGAACGCTGCTGGCGAACTGGGTTTCCGGGTTTCTGTCGGTGGCGGTCTTGGCCGTACTCCGATCGTCGGCAGTTTCATCAATGAATTCCTGCCGTGGCAGCACCTGCTCACCTATCTCGACGCCATTTTGCGGGTGTACAACCGCTATGGGCGCCGCGACAACAAGTACAAGGCGCGTATCAAGATCCTCGTCAAAGCGCTAACTCCGGAAGTGTTTGCCGAGCGCGTCGACGCTGCCTGGGAGCTCTTGAAGGATGGTCCGAGCACCCTGACTGAGGCCGAAGTTCAACGTATCGCGCAGCACTTCGTCGATCCAGCCTACAAAACTCTCGACGACCAGACCGCTGCCCTGGCCGAACTCGACCAGCAGCACCCTGGCTTCGCCCGCTGGCGTGAACGCAACGTCGTGGCCCACAAGAAAACCGGTTATGCGGCGGTGACCCTGTCTCTCAAGCCGACAGGCGTGGCCCCCGGCGATGTCACCGACAAGCAGCTCGATGCTATTGCCGACTTGGCCGACCGCTACAGTTTCGGCGAAATCCGCAACTCCCATGAGCAGAACATTATCCTCGCCGATGTCGAGCAAAGTCAGCTGCTCACGCTGTGGGGCGAATTGCGTGAACTCGGTTTTGCCACGCCAAACATTGGCCTGCTGACCGACATCATCTGCTGCCCGGGCGGCGACTTTTGCTCCCTGGCCAATGCCAAGTCGATTCCGGTGGCGGAAGCGATCCAGCGTCGTTTCGATGACCTCGACTACTTGTTCGATATCGGCGAAATCGACCTGAACATCTCTGGCTGCATGAACGCTTGTGGTCACCATCACGTCGGCCATATCGGCATTCTCGGTGTGGACAAGAAAGGCCAGGAGTTCTATCAGATTTCTCTCGGCGGCAGCTCCAATCGTGATGCCAGCCTTGCGCAGATCCTCGGCCCATCCTTTGCCCAGGACGACGTGCCCGATGTGATCGAGCGGATCATCAACGTTTACGTGGAAAAACGTACCGAGGACGAATCCTTCCTCGAGACTTTCCGTCGTGTCGGCATCGACCCGTTCAAGGAGCGTGTATATGCAGCGAATCATTAA
- a CDS encoding ABC transporter substrate-binding protein: MKGFIGRVLFLWCLCSTTWAQSAQVVFLNPGKSNEDFWVLYSRFMQAAANSLGMDLQVLYAERDPHQQISQARQILLGSNRPDYLLFSNEEYVAPEVLRLAAHSGVKLFMVHNVLTADQQKALGAPREKYPNWIGSLISNDDEAGYLIADQLIRQHQASAGEGPVDMLAFAGNRATPVSQARERGLRKALAEHPQVRLRQLALGNWSQQRSYEQAQLLFTRYPDVRLVWAANDQMAFGAIQALQERGGKPGHDVLFSAINSSERVLQARTNGDISVLASGHFTLGGWAMVMLHDYHAGLDFAARGGIERKDRLFVLLDAQQAGKLRNRLQKKDFDLDFRRFSAVGQPHMRNYTFSLRPLLY; this comes from the coding sequence GTGAAAGGCTTTATTGGCAGGGTTTTGTTCCTCTGGTGCTTGTGCAGCACGACCTGGGCACAGTCGGCTCAGGTGGTTTTCCTCAATCCTGGCAAATCTAATGAGGACTTCTGGGTTCTCTATTCCCGATTTATGCAGGCTGCCGCTAATAGCCTGGGCATGGACTTGCAGGTTCTATATGCCGAGCGCGATCCGCATCAGCAGATAAGCCAGGCGCGCCAGATATTGCTGGGTTCTAACCGGCCGGATTACCTGCTGTTTAGTAATGAAGAATATGTGGCTCCCGAAGTTCTGCGTCTCGCCGCACACAGCGGGGTCAAGCTGTTCATGGTGCATAACGTTCTGACTGCAGATCAGCAGAAGGCGCTGGGCGCACCCCGAGAAAAGTATCCCAATTGGATCGGCAGTCTTATCAGCAATGATGACGAGGCAGGCTACCTGATTGCGGATCAGTTGATCCGCCAGCATCAGGCCAGTGCCGGTGAGGGGCCGGTCGATATGTTGGCGTTTGCGGGGAATCGAGCGACACCCGTTAGTCAGGCTCGCGAGCGCGGTTTGCGTAAAGCCTTGGCTGAACATCCCCAGGTACGTCTCAGACAGCTTGCCCTTGGCAACTGGAGCCAACAGCGTAGCTACGAGCAGGCGCAGCTACTGTTTACTCGTTATCCAGACGTGCGCCTGGTATGGGCGGCAAATGATCAGATGGCATTTGGCGCCATTCAGGCACTGCAGGAGCGCGGCGGGAAGCCGGGCCATGACGTGCTGTTTTCAGCGATAAACAGCTCGGAGAGAGTGCTGCAGGCACGCACCAATGGCGATATATCGGTATTGGCCAGCGGCCATTTCACACTGGGTGGTTGGGCCATGGTGATGCTTCATGACTACCACGCCGGCCTTGATTTCGCCGCCCGGGGTGGCATTGAGCGAAAGGATCGTCTTTTCGTGTTGCTCGACGCGCAGCAAGCGGGAAAGCTCCGGAATCGATTGCAGAAAAAAGACTTTGATCTCGATTTCCGTCGCTTCAGTGCTGTCGGTCAGCCGCATATGCGCAATTACACATTCTCATTGCGGCCGCTGTTGTACTAG
- a CDS encoding DUF2970 domain-containing protein: MSDSNNDKAPTLKQMLQSILAGAFGVQSGKNRTRDFTHGKPSHFIVLGVLFTAIFALGLFGLVKLVLYLAGI; this comes from the coding sequence ATGAGCGATTCGAACAACGATAAAGCGCCAACGCTCAAGCAGATGTTGCAGAGCATATTGGCAGGCGCCTTCGGCGTGCAGAGCGGCAAGAACCGAACCCGGGATTTCACCCACGGCAAACCGAGCCATTTCATCGTGCTCGGTGTGCTGTTTACCGCGATATTTGCGCTGGGGCTGTTTGGCCTGGTCAAGCTGGTGCTGTACCTGGCCGGGATCTAG
- a CDS encoding RNA methyltransferase, which yields MRIHDFHQRLADLGAKPMHIGRVSRAWLKGLPLDTGTRHQQTENFLPLSVRDGLPELTQTLNGLAELRSEHPGADGSARLLVALADGQMIESVLLPRDGLCVSTQVGCAVGCVFCMTGKSGLLRQLGSAEIVAQVALARRFRPVKKVVFMGMGEPAHNLDNVLEAIDMLGTDGGIGHKNLVFSTVGDMRVFERLPQQRIKPALALSLHTTDAQLRQQLLPRAPRIDPDELVALGEEYARRFDYPIQYQWTLLAGINDSQEEMDGVLRLLKGKFAVLNLIPYNSLEDDEYQRPDGDRIVQIVRYLHSRGVLTKVRNSAGQDIEGGCGQLRARAVDVVNTRRLHRHSQ from the coding sequence ATGCGTATCCATGACTTCCACCAGCGTCTCGCCGACCTCGGCGCCAAACCCATGCACATTGGGCGCGTCAGCCGTGCCTGGCTGAAAGGCCTGCCGCTGGATACCGGCACCCGCCATCAGCAGACGGAAAATTTCCTGCCGCTGAGCGTTCGTGATGGCTTGCCGGAGTTGACTCAGACGCTAAATGGCCTGGCAGAGCTGCGCTCCGAACATCCCGGCGCCGATGGCTCCGCGCGCCTACTGGTGGCTCTGGCCGATGGGCAAATGATCGAAAGCGTGCTGCTGCCGCGCGATGGCCTGTGCGTCTCGACCCAAGTCGGCTGCGCGGTTGGCTGCGTATTTTGCATGACCGGCAAGAGTGGCCTGCTACGCCAGCTCGGGAGTGCCGAGATCGTCGCCCAGGTGGCGCTTGCGCGGCGCTTCCGGCCGGTGAAAAAAGTGGTGTTCATGGGTATGGGCGAACCGGCGCACAACCTCGACAACGTCCTGGAAGCCATCGATATGCTCGGCACCGACGGCGGCATTGGCCACAAGAATCTGGTGTTCTCGACTGTCGGCGACATGCGGGTGTTCGAGCGCTTGCCGCAGCAACGCATCAAGCCGGCCTTGGCCCTGTCGCTGCATACCACCGATGCACAGTTGCGCCAGCAACTGTTGCCGCGCGCGCCGCGTATCGACCCGGATGAATTAGTGGCCTTGGGCGAAGAGTACGCACGCCGCTTCGACTATCCCATCCAGTATCAATGGACGCTGCTCGCCGGAATCAACGACAGCCAGGAAGAAATGGACGGCGTTCTGCGCCTGCTCAAGGGCAAGTTTGCGGTCCTCAACCTGATCCCCTACAACAGCCTGGAAGACGATGAGTACCAGCGCCCAGACGGTGATCGGATCGTGCAGATAGTCCGCTACTTGCACAGCCGCGGCGTACTGACCAAGGTGCGCAACTCCGCCGGGCAGGACATCGAAGGCGGCTGCGGACAGCTGCGCGCCAGGGCAGTCGATGTCGTCAATACCCGACGACTGCACCGCCACAGCCAATGA
- a CDS encoding DUF1883 domain-containing protein gives MKFIHQREHLNEDDIVVIQCSQPCNIRLMNDANFRSFKNGGRHTYHGGAFDQFPAKITVPSSGFWNITIDTVTRRAISVTRKPALTHSIKIVRKSPSQLR, from the coding sequence ATGAAATTCATACACCAACGTGAACACCTGAACGAGGACGACATCGTCGTCATCCAGTGCTCACAGCCTTGCAACATCCGCCTGATGAACGATGCGAACTTCCGCAGCTTTAAAAATGGTGGTCGGCATACCTACCACGGCGGCGCGTTCGACCAGTTTCCCGCGAAAATTACCGTGCCCAGTTCTGGTTTCTGGAACATCACGATCGACACCGTGACCCGCCGGGCTATCAGCGTGACCCGCAAGCCCGCTCTCACGCACTCGATCAAGATCGTCCGCAAGTCGCCCTCGCAGCTGCGTTGA
- a CDS encoding leucine-rich repeat-containing protein kinase family protein: MNTLEQLRRGELAGIQRLDLSCNLSEFPREIFDLADSLEVLNLSANQLTSLPADLPRLHKLRILFCSDNPFTVVPEVLGDCPRLEMIGFKANHLHHLPAAALPPALRWLILSDNQLPALPAELGNCKHLQKLMLAGNRLDALPDSLSDCQNLELLRIAANRFENLPAWLLELPRLAWLAFAGNPVSDASETTALARHSIPAIPHNEIALGEILGQGASGIIHCAEWRVPGRPPQAMAVKLFKGRMTSDGLPHSEMAACLAAGEHANLIRVTGPLATQASEPPGLLLERVHADYRPLANPPSLASCTRDCYAVSRSFSVTEALRIARAVASATAHLHARGILHGDLYAHNLLVDAVGECLLGDFGAASFFTPQSTPGKALQQIEARAFGCLLEELLQRCPADDQPQQLAKLWQLQADCASTLVAARPDFADISSVLGR, encoded by the coding sequence ATGAATACTCTCGAACAACTGCGCCGCGGTGAACTAGCCGGCATCCAGCGCCTGGATCTGTCCTGCAATCTGAGCGAGTTCCCCCGCGAAATTTTCGATCTCGCCGACAGCCTGGAAGTCCTCAACCTTTCCGCTAACCAGTTGACCAGCCTGCCAGCGGATTTGCCCCGTCTGCACAAGTTGCGCATTCTTTTCTGCTCAGATAACCCCTTCACCGTCGTCCCGGAAGTGCTGGGCGATTGCCCGCGCCTGGAAATGATCGGCTTTAAAGCCAATCACCTGCACCACTTGCCGGCCGCTGCGTTGCCTCCCGCATTGCGTTGGCTGATTCTCAGTGACAACCAATTGCCGGCCTTGCCTGCCGAGCTCGGCAACTGCAAACACCTGCAAAAGCTGATGCTCGCTGGTAACCGACTCGATGCGCTGCCGGACAGCCTGAGCGACTGCCAAAATCTCGAACTGCTGCGCATCGCCGCCAACCGTTTCGAAAATCTGCCAGCTTGGTTACTGGAACTGCCGCGCCTGGCTTGGCTGGCATTCGCCGGCAATCCGGTCAGCGACGCCAGTGAAACCACCGCTTTGGCGCGGCATTCCATTCCGGCGATTCCACACAATGAAATCGCCTTGGGCGAAATACTCGGTCAGGGCGCCTCGGGGATCATTCACTGCGCAGAATGGCGAGTCCCAGGGCGTCCACCGCAAGCCATGGCGGTGAAGCTGTTCAAGGGCCGCATGACCAGTGACGGATTGCCACATAGTGAAATGGCGGCCTGCCTGGCCGCGGGCGAACACGCCAATCTGATTCGTGTCACCGGACCGTTGGCGACTCAGGCAAGCGAGCCGCCAGGACTGCTGCTAGAGCGTGTCCACGCCGATTACCGACCGTTGGCCAACCCGCCCTCACTGGCCAGCTGTACCCGCGACTGCTATGCCGTGTCTCGAAGTTTTAGCGTAACTGAAGCGCTGCGCATCGCGCGGGCCGTGGCTTCGGCGACAGCCCATCTGCATGCCAGGGGAATTTTGCACGGCGATCTCTACGCGCATAATCTGCTGGTCGACGCTGTGGGCGAATGCCTTCTTGGCGACTTTGGCGCCGCGTCCTTCTTCACGCCACAAAGCACGCCAGGCAAAGCCTTGCAGCAAATCGAAGCGCGTGCATTCGGTTGTTTGCTGGAAGAACTGTTGCAACGCTGCCCAGCAGATGATCAACCCCAGCAATTGGCCAAGCTCTGGCAACTGCAAGCCGACTGTGCGTCAACCCTAGTGGCTGCGCGGCCGGACTTCGCTGATATCAGTAGCGTACTTGGCCGATAG